One region of Citrus sinensis cultivar Valencia sweet orange chromosome 6, DVS_A1.0, whole genome shotgun sequence genomic DNA includes:
- the LOC102614507 gene encoding uncharacterized protein LOC102614507, which produces MGKCPNRKVKKRRYSHKTARLAKFLRKGDDAVYDELQRSDSAKNPLPFDEDLPGMGQYYCLHCDRYFANVSVRDEHFKTKRHKKRVKEMMGPKPHTQLDADLAAGMGMPDNGPKLMPV; this is translated from the exons ATGGGTAAGTGCCCAAACCGGAAAGTGAAGAAGAGAAGATACTCTCACAAGACTGCTCGCCTGGCAAAATTCCTACGCAAAG GCGACGATGCCGTTTATGATGAGCTTCAAAGGTCAGATTCCGCAAAGAATCCCTTGCCTTTTGACGAAGATTTGCCTGGAATGGGCCAATATTATTGCTTACACTGCGA CCGTTACTTTGCTAATGTGTCGGTGAGGGACGAGCATTTCAAGACAAAGCGACACAAGAAGCG TGTAAAGGAAATGATGGGGCCTaaacctcatacacaacttgATGCTGACTTAGCTGCTGGGATGGGTATGCCAGATAATGGTCCAAAGCTTATGCCTGTGTGA